A genomic window from Micromonospora ferruginea includes:
- a CDS encoding DegT/DnrJ/EryC1/StrS family aminotransferase has protein sequence MVGPHPEFIPPARPIIGEAEIEAAVRVLRSGRVVQGPEVAAFEEEFGDLVAGRHCVAVNSGTSALQLTLMALGFGPGDEVIVPSFSFAASGNAVRLVGAEPVFVDIEPGSFCVDPEAVAAAITPKTVGIMPVHLYGHPAAMDRIMEIAQQHGLAVVEDAAQAHGAELNGTPVGAFGTAGCFSFYPTKNMHSLEGGMITTADAELARTLRLLRNQGMEQRYANEIVGANMRMTDVAAAIGRVQLTQLGDWTEQRRANAKFLDSAITGMVTPPVADGAKHVYHQYTVRVTGDRDAAQARLTELGIGNAVYYPTPIHRLKPYLNADGQPGPWELPETERAAAEVVSLPVHPSLSQAELERIAEGANLAGGAK, from the coding sequence ATGGTCGGGCCGCATCCAGAGTTCATTCCCCCAGCACGACCGATCATCGGCGAGGCCGAGATCGAGGCGGCTGTCCGGGTGCTGCGGAGCGGCCGGGTCGTGCAGGGCCCGGAGGTCGCGGCGTTCGAGGAGGAGTTCGGTGACCTGGTCGCCGGGCGGCACTGCGTCGCCGTCAACTCCGGCACCTCGGCGCTCCAGCTCACCCTGATGGCGCTCGGGTTCGGCCCGGGCGACGAGGTCATCGTCCCCTCGTTCTCGTTCGCCGCCAGCGGCAACGCGGTCCGGCTGGTCGGCGCCGAGCCGGTCTTCGTGGACATCGAGCCGGGCAGCTTCTGCGTCGACCCGGAGGCGGTCGCCGCCGCGATCACGCCGAAGACCGTCGGCATCATGCCAGTGCACCTCTACGGCCACCCCGCCGCGATGGACCGGATCATGGAGATCGCGCAGCAGCACGGCCTGGCCGTCGTCGAGGACGCCGCCCAGGCGCACGGCGCCGAGCTGAACGGCACCCCGGTCGGCGCCTTCGGCACCGCCGGCTGCTTCAGCTTCTACCCGACCAAGAACATGCACTCCCTCGAGGGCGGCATGATCACCACCGCCGACGCCGAGCTCGCCCGCACCCTGCGGCTGCTGCGCAACCAGGGCATGGAGCAGCGGTACGCCAACGAGATCGTCGGCGCCAACATGCGGATGACCGACGTGGCCGCCGCGATCGGCCGGGTGCAGCTCACCCAGCTCGGCGACTGGACCGAGCAGCGCCGGGCCAACGCCAAGTTCCTCGACTCCGCCATCACCGGCATGGTCACCCCGCCGGTCGCCGACGGCGCGAAGCACGTCTACCACCAGTACACGGTGCGGGTGACCGGCGACCGGGACGCCGCCCAGGCCCGCCTCACCGAGCTGGGCATCGGCAACGCGGTCTACTACCCGACCCCGATCCACCGGCTCAAGCCCTACCTGAACGCCGACGGCCAGCCCGGCCCGTGGGAGCTGCCGGAGACCGAGCGTGCCGCCGCCGAGGTGGTCTCGCTGCCGGTGCACCCGTCGCTGAGCCAGGCCGAGCTGGAGCGGATCGCCGAGGGCGCGAACCTGGCCGGGGGTGCCAAATGA
- a CDS encoding glycosyltransferase family 4 protein — protein sequence MQAGANSDARPTRGRVVMLVDNGVHGDSRVQKAARSAADAGWEVFLLGIRNARSEVDTWRIGGAEVRLLRVPKPLHRLPREYRRSLRRPLAYASTTRAAYRVQEIKAWQADLYERRVRAQAGDGGLPATVARAVQLPSRAAATALARWVRFRNGETHRLRKAQLDPEAPLSRLPIRFWQGVLGNRSWRRLDPGLWDFELAFRTALDELKPDIIHANDFRMLGIGARATLRARAAGRHTKLVWDAHEFVGGITGRADNPRWLPAQIAYTAEYAAYPDAVVTVSDTLADLLQETHALPERPAVVLNAPMAPPAEAAGEVPDLRALCGVDDRTPVLVYSGAVNPSRGCQIMVESLPELPDVHVAFVTMNPNGDNTFSERLRERAVELGVADRVHLLPYVAHWQVVPFLSGADAGVIPIHHKPNHELALITKFLEYSHARLPIVVSDVKTMAQTARATGQGEVFTAEDLADYARAVRAVLADPERYRAAYDKPGLLEAWTWEAQARILDEVYTSLRGGGARPPVARRPEDEQELAGTSR from the coding sequence ATGCAAGCAGGCGCGAACAGCGATGCCCGACCGACCCGGGGACGGGTGGTGATGCTGGTCGACAACGGGGTCCACGGTGACTCCCGGGTGCAGAAGGCCGCCCGGTCCGCGGCGGACGCCGGCTGGGAGGTCTTCCTGCTGGGCATCCGCAACGCCCGCTCCGAGGTGGACACGTGGCGGATCGGCGGGGCGGAGGTGCGACTGCTGCGCGTGCCCAAGCCGCTGCACCGGCTGCCCCGGGAGTACCGCCGGTCGCTGCGCCGGCCGCTGGCGTACGCGTCGACCACCCGGGCCGCCTACCGGGTCCAGGAGATCAAGGCGTGGCAGGCCGACCTCTACGAGCGTCGGGTCCGCGCCCAGGCGGGGGACGGCGGGCTTCCCGCCACCGTGGCACGGGCGGTCCAGCTACCGTCGCGGGCCGCCGCCACGGCGCTGGCCCGGTGGGTGCGGTTCCGCAACGGGGAGACCCACCGGCTGCGCAAGGCCCAGCTCGACCCGGAGGCGCCGCTCAGCCGGCTGCCCATCCGGTTCTGGCAGGGCGTGCTGGGCAACCGCTCCTGGCGTCGGCTGGACCCCGGCCTGTGGGACTTCGAGCTGGCGTTCCGGACCGCGCTCGACGAGCTGAAGCCGGACATCATCCACGCCAACGACTTCCGGATGCTCGGCATCGGGGCGCGGGCGACGCTGCGGGCCCGGGCCGCCGGCCGGCACACCAAGCTGGTCTGGGACGCGCACGAGTTCGTCGGCGGCATCACCGGCCGGGCCGACAACCCGCGCTGGCTGCCGGCCCAGATCGCCTACACCGCCGAGTACGCCGCCTACCCGGACGCGGTGGTCACGGTCTCCGACACGCTCGCCGACCTGCTCCAGGAGACCCACGCCCTGCCCGAGCGGCCGGCCGTGGTGCTCAACGCGCCGATGGCGCCGCCGGCCGAGGCCGCCGGCGAGGTGCCGGACCTGCGGGCGCTGTGCGGCGTGGACGACCGGACCCCGGTGCTCGTCTACTCCGGCGCGGTGAACCCGAGCCGGGGCTGCCAGATCATGGTGGAGTCGCTGCCGGAACTGCCCGACGTGCACGTCGCGTTCGTGACGATGAACCCGAACGGCGACAACACGTTCTCCGAGCGGCTGCGGGAGCGGGCCGTCGAGCTGGGCGTCGCGGACCGCGTGCACCTGCTGCCGTACGTGGCGCACTGGCAGGTGGTGCCGTTCCTGTCCGGCGCGGACGCCGGGGTCATCCCGATCCACCACAAGCCCAACCACGAGCTGGCGCTGATCACGAAGTTCCTGGAATATTCGCACGCCCGCCTGCCCATCGTGGTCAGCGACGTGAAGACCATGGCGCAGACCGCGCGGGCCACCGGTCAGGGCGAGGTGTTCACCGCCGAGGACCTCGCCGACTACGCCCGGGCCGTGCGCGCCGTCCTCGCCGACCCGGAGCGCTACCGGGCCGCCTACGACAAGCCGGGCCTGCTGGAGGCCTGGACGTGGGAGGCCCAGGCCCGGATCCTCGACGAGGTCTACACCTCGCTGCGGGGCGGCGGGGCGCGCCCGCCCGTGGCCCGGCGACCCGAGGACGAGCAGGAGCTCGCGGGCACCTCGCGCTGA
- a CDS encoding TetR/AcrR family transcriptional regulator, with amino-acid sequence MTTEKRRAPAGAAVLRGEITSAIRTAVMQELAQVGYGRLSIEAVARRAGVSKTAIYRRWRSKLDLVLDMVSAVAGRNIPLLDTGSLLGDLEILLHVMARALRHRLAAQIIPDLLAEAARNPQIAEKLQTALDDYQQAVGRILIGRAVERGELSPHTDRRAAVDLIVGPVYWRMAISRAPLEPTEVPRMAAAIVAALRVACLEPARDEVEV; translated from the coding sequence GTGACGACCGAGAAGAGGCGTGCCCCGGCCGGCGCGGCGGTGCTGCGCGGCGAGATCACCAGCGCCATCCGCACCGCCGTGATGCAGGAGTTGGCCCAGGTCGGCTACGGTCGCCTCTCGATCGAGGCGGTGGCCCGGCGGGCCGGTGTGAGCAAGACCGCGATCTACCGGCGCTGGCGATCCAAGCTCGACCTGGTGCTGGACATGGTCTCCGCGGTGGCCGGGCGGAACATCCCGCTGCTGGACACCGGCAGCCTGCTGGGCGACCTGGAGATCCTGCTGCACGTGATGGCGCGTGCGCTGCGTCACCGGCTGGCCGCGCAGATCATCCCGGACCTGCTGGCCGAGGCGGCGCGCAACCCGCAGATCGCCGAGAAGCTCCAGACCGCGCTGGACGACTACCAGCAGGCCGTCGGCCGGATCCTGATCGGCCGGGCGGTGGAGCGGGGCGAGTTGTCCCCGCACACCGACCGGCGGGCCGCGGTCGACCTGATCGTCGGTCCGGTCTACTGGCGGATGGCGATCTCGCGGGCCCCGCTGGAGCCGACCGAGGTGCCCCGCATGGCCGCCGCGATCGTCGCGGCGCTGCGGGTAGCATGCTTGGAGCCTGCCCGCGACGAGGTGGAAGTATGA
- a CDS encoding glycosyl transferase family 1: MSPAPVRRTVSAVGRRIPRRWRIALRRAAAGAPPFQTPSVRELCELPTGTPLLVHAGGIVADRALDGVVRTLARLHDVHLALVCAEAEWTAAADLVGRAGKARRRIHLVPRPRAVTAAFLRSADVAVFGFAPDAGLALLDTYLAAGLRVVAADSRVVREHLARHGTGDLFAPGSLPSFAKAVDRARSGDGTPAPGEPAVAPVEAGTPGAWRALGVGPVRLGMGTANFAGQLSALAVAITAARSDVGVELVMAKPPETYRYPADRYLNYPGEHRLDVQVEQAGRVLGWYTHLIVDAFRPVLGRANGDDIAADLPALRRARLKVALLAHGSEIRHPGAHLERHAESAFRDAPEELRERLTTVAERNRRTAEESGLPFFVTTPDLLDDVPFATWAPLIVDVDGWACDRPVLERARPVVLHAPSKRWTKGTDRLLPPLQALHDRRIIELRLVEGLPHHEMRRLVQDCDIVVDQLVMGSYGTFSCEGMAAGKVVVAYLSEGPHRAAGVRPPIANATPDTLVKTIESLLDDRPAAAALAAEGARYVREHHDGRRTAAAFDTFLR; the protein is encoded by the coding sequence ATGAGCCCGGCGCCGGTGCGGCGGACGGTCTCGGCGGTGGGGCGGCGGATTCCCCGGCGGTGGCGCATCGCGCTCCGCCGGGCCGCCGCCGGCGCCCCGCCCTTCCAGACCCCTTCGGTACGCGAGCTCTGCGAGCTGCCCACCGGCACGCCGCTCCTGGTGCACGCCGGCGGGATCGTGGCCGACCGGGCGCTGGACGGGGTGGTCCGCACCCTGGCCCGGCTGCACGACGTCCACCTGGCGCTGGTCTGCGCCGAGGCGGAGTGGACGGCGGCGGCGGACCTGGTCGGCCGGGCCGGCAAGGCCCGCCGCCGGATCCACCTGGTGCCGCGCCCGCGCGCGGTGACCGCCGCGTTCCTCCGCTCGGCGGACGTGGCCGTGTTCGGTTTCGCGCCGGACGCCGGCCTGGCGCTGCTCGACACCTACCTCGCCGCCGGGCTGCGGGTCGTCGCGGCGGACAGCCGGGTGGTCCGCGAGCACCTGGCCCGGCACGGGACCGGCGACCTCTTCGCCCCCGGGTCGCTGCCCTCCTTCGCGAAGGCGGTGGATCGGGCCCGGAGCGGCGACGGGACACCCGCACCTGGCGAGCCGGCGGTCGCGCCGGTCGAGGCCGGCACCCCGGGTGCCTGGCGGGCGCTCGGCGTCGGTCCGGTCCGGTTGGGAATGGGCACCGCCAACTTCGCCGGGCAGCTCTCCGCGCTCGCGGTGGCGATCACCGCCGCGCGGTCGGACGTCGGCGTCGAGCTGGTGATGGCGAAGCCGCCGGAGACCTACCGCTACCCGGCCGACCGCTACCTCAACTATCCGGGCGAGCACCGGCTGGACGTGCAGGTGGAGCAGGCCGGCCGGGTGCTCGGCTGGTACACGCACCTGATCGTGGACGCGTTCCGCCCGGTGCTCGGCCGGGCCAACGGCGACGACATCGCCGCGGACCTGCCCGCGCTGCGCCGGGCCCGCCTCAAGGTCGCGCTGCTGGCGCACGGCAGCGAGATCCGCCATCCGGGCGCCCACCTGGAACGGCACGCCGAGTCGGCGTTCCGGGACGCGCCGGAGGAGCTGCGCGAGCGGCTCACCACGGTGGCCGAGCGCAACCGGCGCACCGCCGAGGAGAGCGGCCTGCCGTTCTTCGTGACCACCCCCGACCTGCTGGACGACGTGCCGTTCGCCACCTGGGCGCCGCTGATCGTCGACGTGGACGGCTGGGCCTGCGACCGCCCGGTGCTGGAACGCGCCCGGCCGGTGGTGCTGCACGCGCCGTCGAAGCGGTGGACCAAGGGCACCGACCGGCTCCTGCCCCCGTTGCAGGCGCTGCACGACCGGCGGATCATCGAGCTGCGCCTGGTGGAGGGGCTGCCGCACCACGAGATGCGGCGCCTGGTGCAGGACTGCGACATCGTGGTCGACCAGCTCGTGATGGGCAGCTACGGCACCTTCTCCTGCGAGGGGATGGCCGCCGGCAAGGTCGTGGTGGCCTACCTCAGCGAGGGCCCGCACCGGGCCGCCGGCGTCCGGCCGCCGATCGCCAACGCCACACCCGACACCCTGGTCAAGACGATCGAGTCGCTGCTCGACGACCGGCCCGCCGCAGCCGCCCTCGCCGCGGAAGGCGCGCGTTACGTCCGCGAGCACCACGACGGGCGACGGACCGCCGCGGCCTTCGACACCTTCCTCCGGTAA
- a CDS encoding bifunctional cytidylyltransferase/SDR family oxidoreductase, which produces MTQDHTTAPDAAPANPAPWRPTRTVAVILAGGTGTRLGLGIPKQLLKIAGKPIIEHTLAVFEAAPEIDEIIVLMATGHVPDAERIVAGAGFRKVTKVIEGGDTRNDTTRIALDAVGEGDVNILFHDAVRPLVSARIVRECVNALWSYSAVDVAIPSADTIVQVDADDCITDIPVRSRLRRGQTPQAFRSGTIREAYRRAEGDSDFAATDDCGVVLRYLPGTPIKVIDGSDENIKVTHPVDVHLADKLFQLAAAQAPRLTHRGYAEELTGRTIVVFGGSYGIGHDLTELARRYGAQVFPFSRSTTGTHVERAEDVAAALKTAFEATGRIDHVVVTAGILEKGALAEMDDETMDRLLHVNFVGPVTIARQSLPYLQQTKGQLLLYTSSSYTRGRARYALYSATKAALVNLTQALADEWAEFGVRVNCVNPERTATPMRTKAFGEEPEHTLLASEAVAQASLDVLISELTGQVVDVRRAPGEPVAAVPAQPGADAAESLSADVHA; this is translated from the coding sequence ATGACGCAGGACCACACCACCGCACCGGACGCCGCGCCGGCGAACCCGGCACCCTGGCGGCCCACGCGTACGGTGGCCGTGATCCTCGCCGGAGGCACCGGGACCCGACTGGGCCTGGGCATCCCGAAGCAACTGCTGAAGATCGCCGGCAAGCCGATCATCGAGCACACGCTCGCCGTCTTCGAGGCCGCGCCGGAGATCGACGAGATCATCGTGCTGATGGCCACCGGCCACGTGCCCGACGCCGAGCGGATCGTCGCCGGCGCCGGCTTCCGCAAGGTCACCAAGGTGATCGAGGGCGGCGACACCCGCAACGACACCACCCGCATCGCGCTCGACGCGGTCGGCGAGGGCGACGTCAACATCCTCTTCCACGACGCGGTCCGCCCGCTGGTCAGCGCCCGGATCGTGCGCGAGTGCGTGAACGCGCTCTGGAGCTACTCCGCGGTCGACGTGGCCATCCCGTCGGCCGACACGATCGTCCAGGTCGACGCGGACGACTGCATCACCGACATCCCGGTCCGGTCCCGCCTGCGCCGCGGCCAGACCCCGCAGGCGTTCCGCTCCGGCACCATCCGGGAGGCGTACCGGCGGGCCGAGGGCGACAGCGACTTCGCCGCCACCGACGACTGCGGCGTGGTGCTGCGCTACCTGCCCGGCACGCCGATCAAGGTGATCGACGGCTCGGACGAGAACATCAAGGTCACCCACCCGGTCGACGTGCACCTGGCCGACAAGCTGTTCCAGCTCGCCGCCGCCCAGGCGCCCCGGCTGACCCACCGCGGCTACGCCGAGGAACTGACCGGGCGGACCATCGTGGTGTTCGGCGGCAGCTACGGCATCGGTCACGACCTCACCGAGCTGGCCCGCCGCTACGGCGCCCAGGTCTTCCCGTTCAGCCGCTCCACCACCGGCACGCACGTCGAGCGCGCCGAGGACGTGGCCGCCGCGCTGAAGACCGCGTTCGAGGCGACCGGCCGGATCGACCACGTGGTGGTCACCGCCGGGATCCTGGAGAAGGGCGCGCTCGCCGAGATGGACGACGAGACGATGGACCGGCTCCTGCACGTCAACTTCGTCGGCCCGGTCACCATCGCCCGGCAGTCGCTGCCCTACCTGCAGCAGACCAAGGGCCAGTTGCTGCTCTACACGTCCAGCTCCTACACCCGGGGCCGGGCGCGCTACGCGCTCTACTCGGCCACCAAGGCCGCGCTGGTCAACCTGACCCAGGCGCTCGCCGACGAGTGGGCGGAGTTCGGCGTACGGGTCAACTGCGTCAACCCGGAGCGCACCGCCACCCCGATGCGCACCAAGGCGTTCGGCGAGGAGCCGGAGCACACGCTGCTCGCCTCCGAGGCGGTCGC
- a CDS encoding ABC transporter ATP-binding protein → MAEQTLPVNAGPVIDSGRVPTVVVDDVHVIYRIHKGAAGGTTPVSALKRIVSRTKAPNIREVHAVKGVSFTAYEGEAIGLIGSNGSGKSTLLRAIAGLLPPARGAVYTQGQPSLLGVNAALLNDLSGERNVVLGCLAMGMAPEEVKRIAPEIIEFSGINERGDFASLPMRTYSSGMGARLRFAISSAKKHDVLLIDEALATGDRKFRVRSEERVRELRDSAGTVFLVSHSIGSIRDTCERTIWLESGVLRMDGPTQEVCDAYENQK, encoded by the coding sequence GTGGCTGAGCAGACCCTGCCGGTGAACGCCGGCCCGGTGATCGACTCGGGCCGCGTCCCCACCGTGGTGGTGGACGACGTGCACGTGATCTACCGGATCCACAAGGGCGCCGCCGGCGGCACCACCCCGGTCTCCGCGCTCAAGCGGATCGTCTCCCGCACCAAGGCGCCGAACATCCGCGAGGTGCACGCCGTCAAGGGGGTGAGCTTCACCGCGTACGAGGGTGAGGCCATCGGCCTGATCGGCAGCAACGGCTCCGGCAAGTCGACCCTGCTGCGGGCCATCGCCGGCCTGCTCCCGCCGGCCCGGGGCGCGGTCTACACCCAGGGGCAGCCGTCCCTGCTCGGCGTGAACGCCGCGCTGCTCAACGACCTCTCCGGCGAGCGGAACGTGGTGCTCGGCTGCCTGGCCATGGGCATGGCGCCGGAGGAGGTCAAGCGCATCGCCCCGGAGATCATCGAGTTCTCCGGGATCAACGAGCGCGGCGACTTCGCCTCGCTGCCGATGCGCACCTACTCCTCCGGCATGGGCGCCCGGCTGCGCTTCGCCATCTCGTCGGCGAAGAAGCACGACGTGCTGCTCATCGACGAGGCGCTGGCCACCGGCGACCGGAAGTTCCGGGTCCGCAGCGAGGAGCGGGTCCGGGAGCTGCGCGACAGCGCCGGCACCGTCTTCCTGGTCAGCCACTCGATCGGCTCGATCCGGGACACCTGCGAGCGGACCATCTGGCTGGAGAGCGGCGTCCTGCGGATGGACGGCCCCACCCAGGAGGTCTGCGACGCCTACGAGAACCAGAAGTAG
- a CDS encoding ABC transporter permease: MANTAVADPESGLTRAQLAGRYGLRVAGERPPLGEYARRLWAYRHFMTAYSRAKVASSLSNTQLGQLWQVLTPLTNAAVYFLIFGLILAQHRNVNNFIAYLCTGVFIFIFTQTAATNGTSAITGNLGLIRALQFPRAALPITVTLVQLQQLLMSMVVLAAIVLFTGEPVTFRWLLLPPMLLLQTIFNVGLSMVMARLGSKVADLKQIMPFVMRTWLYASGVLYPVALLREHLPSWAASILEWNPPLVFIELARYALLDSHQPNMVSSPMKLWALGVFWAIVMGVGGFVYFWRGEKEYGRG, encoded by the coding sequence ATGGCCAACACCGCGGTGGCCGACCCCGAATCCGGACTGACCCGGGCCCAACTGGCCGGGCGGTACGGGCTGCGGGTCGCCGGCGAACGACCGCCACTGGGCGAGTACGCCCGCCGGCTCTGGGCGTACCGGCACTTCATGACCGCGTACTCGCGGGCGAAGGTCGCCTCGTCGCTGAGCAACACCCAGCTCGGCCAGCTCTGGCAGGTGCTGACCCCGCTCACCAACGCGGCGGTCTACTTCCTGATCTTCGGCCTGATCCTGGCCCAGCACCGGAACGTGAACAACTTCATTGCGTACCTCTGCACCGGTGTGTTCATCTTCATCTTCACCCAGACCGCGGCCACGAACGGCACCAGCGCGATCACCGGCAACCTGGGCCTGATCCGGGCGCTGCAGTTCCCGCGCGCCGCGCTGCCGATCACGGTCACCCTGGTGCAGCTCCAGCAGTTGCTCATGTCGATGGTGGTGCTGGCCGCCATCGTGCTGTTCACCGGCGAGCCGGTCACCTTCCGCTGGCTGCTGCTGCCGCCGATGCTGCTGCTCCAGACGATCTTCAACGTCGGGTTGAGCATGGTCATGGCCCGGCTCGGCTCCAAGGTCGCCGACCTCAAGCAGATCATGCCGTTCGTGATGCGCACCTGGCTGTACGCCTCCGGCGTGCTCTACCCGGTGGCCCTGCTGCGCGAGCACCTGCCGTCCTGGGCGGCGAGCATCCTGGAGTGGAACCCGCCGCTGGTCTTCATCGAGCTGGCCCGCTACGCGCTGCTCGACTCGCACCAGCCCAACATGGTCAGCTCCCCGATGAAGCTCTGGGCGCTCGGCGTGTTCTGGGCGATCGTCATGGGCGTCGGCGGGTTCGTCTACTTCTGGCGCGGAGAGAAGGAGTACGGCCGTGGCTGA
- a CDS encoding Gfo/Idh/MocA family protein, whose amino-acid sequence MSAGRKLRAGLIGLGAMGRNHARVLSNLDGVELVGVVDPAGDVTGSLRAPVVNEVSDLIALGVDYAVVACPTALHEPVGLELAANGVCALIEKPLAQSVEAATKLVEAFESAGLVAGVGHIERYNPALQSLRTRLEGGELGEVFQVVTRRQGPFPRRIADVGVVMDLATHDIDLTAWVTGQEYTSVSARTVSRSGRLHEDMVAVVGTLADGTMVNHLVNWLSPLKERSTVVTGDKGCFVADTLTADLTFYANAAIDTEWEALRAFRGVAEGDMVRYAIPKREPLLVEHERFRDAVEGKQSDIVTLRQGLRTVQVAAALLESAADGKVVSVVPGGSGAEPALR is encoded by the coding sequence GTGAGCGCGGGACGCAAGCTGCGGGCGGGCCTGATCGGCCTCGGCGCGATGGGGCGCAACCACGCGCGGGTGCTGTCGAACCTGGACGGTGTCGAGCTGGTCGGCGTCGTCGACCCGGCCGGCGACGTCACCGGCTCGCTGCGCGCGCCGGTCGTCAATGAGGTGAGCGACCTCATCGCCCTCGGCGTCGACTACGCGGTGGTCGCCTGCCCGACCGCGCTGCACGAGCCGGTCGGCCTGGAGCTGGCCGCCAACGGCGTCTGCGCGCTGATCGAGAAGCCGCTGGCCCAGTCCGTCGAGGCCGCCACGAAGCTGGTCGAGGCGTTCGAGAGCGCCGGCCTGGTGGCCGGCGTCGGTCACATCGAGCGCTACAACCCGGCCTTGCAGAGCCTGCGGACCCGGCTTGAGGGCGGCGAACTGGGCGAGGTCTTCCAGGTCGTCACCCGTCGGCAGGGGCCGTTCCCGCGCCGCATCGCCGACGTCGGCGTGGTGATGGACCTGGCCACCCACGACATCGACCTGACCGCCTGGGTGACCGGGCAGGAATACACCTCGGTCTCCGCCCGCACGGTCTCCCGCAGCGGCCGGCTGCACGAGGACATGGTCGCCGTGGTCGGCACGCTCGCCGACGGCACCATGGTCAACCACCTGGTCAACTGGCTGAGCCCGCTCAAGGAGCGGTCCACCGTGGTCACCGGCGACAAGGGCTGCTTCGTCGCCGACACGCTCACCGCGGACCTCACCTTCTACGCCAACGCCGCCATCGACACCGAGTGGGAGGCGCTGCGCGCGTTCCGCGGGGTCGCCGAGGGCGACATGGTCCGGTACGCCATCCCGAAGCGGGAGCCGCTGCTGGTCGAGCACGAGCGCTTCCGCGACGCGGTGGAGGGCAAGCAGAGCGACATCGTCACCCTGCGGCAGGGCCTGCGTACCGTGCAGGTCGCGGCGGCGCTGCTGGAGTCCGCCGCCGACGGCAAGGTCGTGTCGGTCGTGCCGGGCGGCAGCGGCGCGGAGCCGGCACTGCGATGA